The following DNA comes from Pseudomonas sp. Tri1.
CGGCTCGGTTGCCGTGCTCAGCTCGTTTGGCGCCGGCTATTCGATTGGTAGCGTGATTTTGCGTAAGCATTGATTGTTGCGGTGACAAAGGGATTTATTGTGGCGAGGGGATTTATCCCCTCGCTACAACAGCGATCCATCCAGCAATAGGGCGTTGAATGACGGTCACCGATGATACCCAATTGCTCCCACGCCTCCTGGCCGGTGAGCAGCAGGCCTACAAGGAACTGGTCAGCGCCTACCAGGGCCCGATGCGCGCCGTGGCCTACGCCATCGTCGGCGGTCGCCATGCCGATGAAGTGGTGCAGGACGCGTGGCTGTCGGTGGTGCGCAATCTCAGCGGCTTCCAGGGGCGTTCCAGCCTCAAGACCTGGCTGCTGACCATCACTGCCAATGCCGCCAAGGGCCGCTACAAGCAGAACCGCCGGGAAGTGCTGCTGGACGATCTGCCATCGCCCCACGGCACCCTGGGCGATGATCGTTTCGCCGCCGATGGTCATTGGCTGCTGGCGCCGTTCGCCTGGCACCAGGACACCCCGGAGGCGTTGCTCACGATGAGCGAGTTGCGCGATTGCCTCGAACACACCTTGCTCAGCCTGTCGGAACTGCAAGGCAGTGTGTTGACCCTGCGTGAACGCCAGGGGCTGGAACTGGAAGAAATCTGTAATCTTCTGGGCATCTCGCTCTCCAACGTACGCGTGCTATTGCATCGCGCCCGGCTGAAGGTCTTCGCGACCGTTGAACATTTCGAGGAAACCGGCGAATGCTGACCTGCAAGGAACAAGTGGCGCGCTCCAGCGATTATCTCGACGGCCAGTTAAGCTTTCGTGAACGCCTGATGGTGCGGCATCACCTGCTGTTCTGCCCCAACTGCCGGCGTTTTATCCGCCAGATGCGCCTGATGCAGGCGACCCTCAGAAAATTGCCGCAACCACCGATTCCAGACCTGGATCACCTCGCCGAAAAACTTGCCGCCGAGCGTCGCAAAGACATCCGCTAAACCTCAATCCATCACCCACCCTCTGGGGGAGCGAGCTTGCTCGCGATAGCGACGGATCAGCCAGCGTAGTGTTGACTGACCCACCGCTATCGCGAGCAAGCTCGCTCCCACAGGTTCCATAGCCGTACCGGTTATTCCCTTTCGAAGTAAAAAGTTCCGTTGTCATAAAATCTTTATCTGACAGCAACTGCGCTGACACAACCCATCGCCAAGATCCCCTCCCAACACCAGCGGGCCCAGTTCCGCGTGTTTTCTAACGCATAGACTACCAACAGGGGAATTCTTCGATGATTCGTAAGCACTTCGCAGGTGTTGCCGCCAGCGCACTGGCCATGGCAGTAACCGCCCAGGCTTTCGCCGGTACCGTCACCACCGACGGCGCCGATATCGTGGTCAAGACCAAGGGCGGCCTCGAGGTCGCTACCACTGACAAAGAGTTCAGCTTCAAGCTCGGCGGTCGTTTGCAGGCTGACTACAGCCAGTTCGACGGTATCTACACCGACAATGGCGACAAGGCTGACGCCGCTTACATTCGCCGCGCCTTCCTGGAACTGTCCGGCGTGCTGTACACGGATTGGGCCTACACCATCAACTACGACATGTCCCACAACAGTGGCGACTCCGATAACGGCTATTTCGACGAAGCGTCCCTGGCCTACAACGGCTTCAAGCCGGTTTCGATCAAGGTCGGTCGTTTTGACCCCGACTTCGGCCTGGAAAAAGCCACCAGCTCCAAGTGGGTGACCGCGCCTGAGCGTAACGCCGCTTACGACTTGATCGACTGGGCCAACAGCCATCAGAACGGCCTGGGCCTGCAAGCCTCCAGCACCTTCGCCGATTCGTTCTACGCCTCGGCCGGTGTGTTCAGCAAGGACACCGACGACACCGACGGCAACAGCGTCAAGCAAGTCAACGGTCGTTTCGTCTTCGCACCGATGCACGACGCTGGCAACGTGCTGCACTTTGGTTTGAACGTGGCCTCGCGTGACGTTTCGGATACCGCATTCGACGCACGTTATCGCTCCCGCCTGGGCATGCGTGGCGTTGAAACCCTGGGTGGTAACGACGCCGGCCCTAACGGCAACCGTCCGGTACTGGGCGGCGCCAACAACTCGCCAGCCGGCTCCTACGACCGTGATACCGCTCTGGGCCTGGAAGCCGCTTTCGCCATGGGCCCGGCTTCGGTCCAGGGTGAATACATCACCCGCAAGACCAAGGCTGATGCCGATGGTTTCGAAGACATCAAAGGCCACGGCTTCTACGTCCAGGGCGCCTACACCCTCACGGGTGAGTCCCGTGGTTATAAAGTCGGCAAGTTTGATGCGATCAAGCCCCAGAACAAATCCATCGGCGCGTGGGAAGTGTTCTATCGCTTCGACAGCATGACCGTCGAAGACGACAACATCACCACTGCTTCCGCCACCCGCGACGTCGGCGATGCCGAGGCCAAGGTGCACAACCTGGGCGTGAACTGGTACGCCAACGAAGCGGTGAAAATCACTGCCGCTTACGTCAAGGCCAAGACCGACAACGTCACCAACGCCAACGGCGATGACGACGGCAAAGGTGTGGTTGTGCGTGCCCAGTACGTGTTCTAAATCGCACTGACTTGATACACCGCTCTGACTTCATCCGTTAAAGCGCTCCTTTGAACCCCGCCTCTGGCGGGGTTTTTTTTAGCCTGTTCGGGCTCGTTTGCCACGTTTCCTAGGACAACTGGATGGGCGACCACCTGTCAACCTTGACAGTTTCGTGGCATTTGAAAAAGGCGCTTACTTTGTCCAGTCGAAAAACGATGGGCAGCGTCTGGGAATTCGGCAGTACTCACTGTGCTTGTCGAAACGAAGCGCCATGAGCGGCCGATGGCAGCCAACGGTGAAGATGGAGAGCAACATGGCTGGTCAAGATAAAAAAGGGCAACGTACGTCCAATGAATCCTCGCCCGATGCCAATGCATCGTCCGGCGAACCGGCTTTCAGATTCCACTATGACGCGCTGGACACGTTGACTGGACGCAGTACTTCGAGCGGTAAAGAGCATCGGTTCTACCGCAACGATGAGCTGGCGAACGAGATCCAGGGAGGCGTCAGCCGTACCTTCCTGAGGGCAGAGGGCACCGTGCTCGCCGAACAGCAGGTCGGCGGTGAGCAAACGCCTCTATTGCTGGCGGGGGATGACAAGAACAGCGTGCTGGTTGAGGTCAGCCAGGATGCTGTCAAGGCAATCGCGTATTCAGCATACGGCCATCGCACGGCTGACGCAGCGGTGAGCAGCCCCTTTGGTTACAACGGTGAGCGGCGTGAGACACAAACCGGTTGGTACTTGCTGGGCAACGGTTATCGAGTCTTTAATCCGCTGTTGATGAGGTTTCACAGTCCAGACAGCTTGAGCCCTTTTGGTGAAGGGGGCTTGAATGCGTATATGTATTGTGTGGGGGATCCGATAAATAGTGTGGATCCGACGGGGCATACTCTCTTTGGAATTGTCTCACGTGGCTTCAGAGGTCTATTCGGATCAAATAGAATTACCACTGCAACTCCGGGTGCTCAGGAGCTGCCCAGGGTTCTCCGCCTCAATCCGCATGAAAAAAATAGGCCGACGAGCCTGCTTCCTATTAGGCGTAAAGATGTAAATAATTTGGAGATGAGGGCCAACTTGCAGTTGGAACTCGCTGCGCAGTTTAAAGGTAAGGATGAAAAAAAATATGCTATGTATAAGAAATTTTATGCAGAGGATTTTGAGGCGCTTGACTTTGCTAAAGAACATCGAGGTGAAAAGTTAATAACGAAATATGGGCGAAGAGCAGTCAAAAGATCTGCAAAAAGAATGGCTATATTAGAAGGTATACAAGATGAAGAAAAGTATGCTGTTTTTTTAGACTGGCAAGCCAAAGACAATGAGGCAAGGAAAGGTGTCAAGCGCCCCCCGGGCGAAGGCAGGAGGTACTTGGGAGTCGAGATTGAAGAAATACGGAACGGAAACAGGAACTGACATTGCTCGTGTATAGCGACAAGGTCTGATAATTGTTATCCAATTGGGATAATGATCAGTTACAGTCGTCGAAAAGTGCCTGTTCCTCGTATCATTCAGTCCAGATCGGCGATACTCGCCCCATCGCCGTCCGGATGTCGAGGAACCGCATGCCGCTTCAAGTCTTGAAAAGTCTGTCCACCATCGCGCCTCAAGAATGGGACGCGCTGGTGCCCGCCAATCAGCCGTTCCTGCGCCACGCCTTCCTGAGCACCCTGGAAGACAGCGCCAGCCTGGGCGCGTATTCCGGTTGGCAGCCGGAGCATTTGCTGCACATTGAGGACGGTCGTCTGTTGGCGGCCTTGCCCAGTTATCGCAAGTGGCATTCCTACGGCGAGTACGTGTTCGACCACGCCTGGGCTGACGCCTGCGCCCGGGCCGGGATCGAGTACTACCCCAAGCTGCTGACGGCGGTGCCGTTCAGTCCGGTCAGCGGTCCGCGATTGCTGGCGGCCTGTGTGGAGGACGGCCTGGAATTGTTGGGCAGCCTGCCGGGTTATCTGGAAATCGAAGGGCTTTCCAGCGCTCACATCAACTTCACCGATGCCTTCACCGACACGGCGCTGGCCGGGCAGGAGGGCTGGTTGCAGCGGATCGGTTGCCAGTATCACTGGCGCAATCGCGGTTATCGGGACTTCCAGGATTTCCTCGATGCGCTCAGTTCCCGCAAGCGCAAGCAGATGCGCAAGGAGCGTGAACAGGTGGCGGGGCAGGGCATCGAGTTCGAATGGCTAGAAGGTCATCAGTTGGACGAGGCACAGTGGGATTTTGTCTACGCCTGTTATGCCAACACTTATGCGATACGACGGCAGGCGCCCTATTTGACCCGGACATTCTTCAGCCTGCTGGCCGAACGCATGCCCGAGGCCATTCGCGTGGTGCTGGCCAAGCAAGGTTCGCGGCCGGTGGCGATGGCGTTCAGCCTGGTGGGTGGCGACAGTTTCTACGGGCGCTACTGGGGCTGCCTGGCGGAGTTTGACCGTTTGCACTTCGAGACTTGTTTCTACCAGGGCATGGACTACGCGATTGCCCATGGCTTGCAGCGTTTCGATGCCGGTGCCCAGGGCGAGCACAAATTGATTCGCGGGTTCGAACCGGTGATTACCCGCTCGTGGCATTACCTGCGTCATCCCGGTTTGAAAGCCGCGGTTGAAGATTTTCTCGCCCGGGAACAGGAGGGGGTGCTGGCCTATGCCGAGGAGGCGAAAACAGCACTGCCTTATCGGCAGTGCTGATTTTCGCAGGTATGACTCAGCGGCTTTCCTGGCCCAGCCAGCGGTACGAGACTCCGCCGATGACCGCGCCCAGCAGCGGTGCGACCCAGAACAGCCACAGTTGCTCGATGGCCCAACCACCAACGATCAGCGCCGGTCCGGTACTGCGGGCCGGGTTGACCGAAGTGTTGGTGACCGGGATCGAGATCAGGTGAATCAGCGTCAGGGCCAGGCCGATGGCAATCGGCGCCAGCCCGGCTGGTGCACGCTTATCGGTGGCGCCAAGGATGATCAGGATGAACATCGCCGTCATGACCAGCTCGGTGACAAAACCGGCCGCCATCGAATAGCCACCGGGCGAGTGCTCGCCGTAACCGTTCGCTGCCAGGCCGGAAGTGGCCAGGTCAAAGCCTTCCTTGCCGCTGGCGATGAAGTAGATCAACGCAGCGGCCAGCACGCCACCGATGACTTGGGCGATGATGTAGGCGGGCAACTCCCTGGCCGGAAACCGCCCGCCCACGTACAAGCCCACCGACACCGCCGGGTTCAGATGACAGCCCGAGATATGGCCGATGGCGAAGGCCATGGTCAACACCGTCAGGCCGAACGCCAGGGCAACTCCCAGCACGCCAATCCCGGAGGCGGCCAATACCGCGCTGCCGCAGCCGCCCAGTACCAGCCAGAACGTACCCAACAACTCAGTCGTTGAACGTTTGAGTAAAGACATAAGCATCCTTGATAGAACAGTCGTGATAATCGGTTATGCATCCAGCAGAATTACGACAGGTTCATCTCCAGAACCTGAGCTGAGTACAGCAGAGCGTTGCGACAAATCCAGCGGCATTAAAAAAACCGCCAGAGTCATGGACTGTGGCGGTTTTGGCCGTGGTCGGCGGGGAGTATGTCGTTGCGGTGTGGGCAATATGGATTCTGGACAGAATTTTTCAGTATTGCTGATTCATCCTGGTTTCATATGGCGTCTGGTTGGTTCAATCGATCCCCACGAACCCACCTGTCTGATGCTGCCACAACCGCGCATACAATCCGCCATGGGCCAGCAGTTCAGCATGGCTACCCGTTTCGGCGATGCGGCCGTTTTCCAGCACCACCAGCCGGTCCATCCGGGCGATGGTGGAGAGGCGGTGGGCGATGGCGATCACGGTCTTGCCTTGCATCAAGGTCTCCAGGCTTTCCTGGATCGCCGCCTCGACTTCCGAGTCCAGCGCCGACGTCGCTTCGTCCATTATCAGGATCGGCGCGTCCTTGAGCAGTACCCGCGCGATAGCGATGCGCTGGCGCTGGCCGCCGGACAGTTTCACGCCGCGCTCGCCCACATGGGCGTCGAAGCCGGTGCGGCCTTCGGCGTCCGACAGCAGTGGGATGAATTCATCGGCGCGGGCCTTGCGCACGGCTTCCCAGAGCTGCGCATCGGTGGCGTCGGGCTTGCCGTACAGCAGGTTGTCGCGAATCGAGCGATGCAGCAGCGAGGTGTCCTGGGTGATCATGCCGATGCGCTCGCGCAGGCTTTCCTGGCCGACTTCGGCGATGTCCTGGCCATCGATGAGAATGCGCCCGCCCTGCACGTCATAGAGGCGCAGCAGCAGGTTGACCAGGGTGGATTTACCCGCTCCGGAAGGGCCGATCAGGCCGATTTTCTCGCCGGGCTTGATGGTCAGGTTGAGGTCGCCGATCACCCCGCTTTTCTTGCCATAGTGGAAGTCCACATGCTCGAAACGCACCTCGCCGCGGGCCACCGCCAGGGGCTTGGCCTGGTCGCGGTCGGTGACGCTGACCGGCTGGGCGATGGTCTGCAAACCGTCCTGGACCATGCCGATGTTTTCGAAGATGCCGTTGACCACCCACATGATCCAGCCGGACATGTTGACGATGCGGATCACCAGCCCGGTCGCCAGGGCAATGGCGCCGACGCTGATCAGCGA
Coding sequences within:
- a CDS encoding RNA polymerase sigma factor translates to MTVTDDTQLLPRLLAGEQQAYKELVSAYQGPMRAVAYAIVGGRHADEVVQDAWLSVVRNLSGFQGRSSLKTWLLTITANAAKGRYKQNRREVLLDDLPSPHGTLGDDRFAADGHWLLAPFAWHQDTPEALLTMSELRDCLEHTLLSLSELQGSVLTLRERQGLELEEICNLLGISLSNVRVLLHRARLKVFATVEHFEETGEC
- the aqpZ gene encoding aquaporin Z; translated protein: MSLLKRSTTELLGTFWLVLGGCGSAVLAASGIGVLGVALAFGLTVLTMAFAIGHISGCHLNPAVSVGLYVGGRFPARELPAYIIAQVIGGVLAAALIYFIASGKEGFDLATSGLAANGYGEHSPGGYSMAAGFVTELVMTAMFILIILGATDKRAPAGLAPIAIGLALTLIHLISIPVTNTSVNPARSTGPALIVGGWAIEQLWLFWVAPLLGAVIGGVSYRWLGQESR
- a CDS encoding GNAT family N-acetyltransferase produces the protein MPLQVLKSLSTIAPQEWDALVPANQPFLRHAFLSTLEDSASLGAYSGWQPEHLLHIEDGRLLAALPSYRKWHSYGEYVFDHAWADACARAGIEYYPKLLTAVPFSPVSGPRLLAACVEDGLELLGSLPGYLEIEGLSSAHINFTDAFTDTALAGQEGWLQRIGCQYHWRNRGYRDFQDFLDALSSRKRKQMRKEREQVAGQGIEFEWLEGHQLDEAQWDFVYACYANTYAIRRQAPYLTRTFFSLLAERMPEAIRVVLAKQGSRPVAMAFSLVGGDSFYGRYWGCLAEFDRLHFETCFYQGMDYAIAHGLQRFDAGAQGEHKLIRGFEPVITRSWHYLRHPGLKAAVEDFLAREQEGVLAYAEEAKTALPYRQC
- a CDS encoding ABC transporter ATP-binding protein — protein: MVYRRFEKLIDIFRDAPTSAPPNRVLPFYTYYLKQVWPSFAVLLVVGLIGALIEVALFSYLSRIIDLTQGTPNVDFFKLHGLELAWMAVVALVFRPIFVALHDLLVHQTLSPGMTSLIRWQNHSYVLKQSLNFFQNDFAGRIAQRIMQTGNSLRDSAVQAVDALWHVLIYAISSLVLFAEADWRLMIPLLMWIAAYIAALCYFVPRVKERSVVSSDARSKLMGRIVDGYTNITTLKLFAHTNFEQQYAREAIQEQTEKAQLAGRVVTSMDVVITTMNGMLIVGTTALALWLWTQSLISVGAIALATGLVIRIVNMSGWIMWVVNGIFENIGMVQDGLQTIAQPVSVTDRDQAKPLAVARGEVRFEHVDFHYGKKSGVIGDLNLTIKPGEKIGLIGPSGAGKSTLVNLLLRLYDVQGGRILIDGQDIAEVGQESLRERIGMITQDTSLLHRSIRDNLLYGKPDATDAQLWEAVRKARADEFIPLLSDAEGRTGFDAHVGERGVKLSGGQRQRIAIARVLLKDAPILIMDEATSALDSEVEAAIQESLETLMQGKTVIAIAHRLSTIARMDRLVVLENGRIAETGSHAELLAHGGLYARLWQHQTGGFVGID
- a CDS encoding porin, which produces MIRKHFAGVAASALAMAVTAQAFAGTVTTDGADIVVKTKGGLEVATTDKEFSFKLGGRLQADYSQFDGIYTDNGDKADAAYIRRAFLELSGVLYTDWAYTINYDMSHNSGDSDNGYFDEASLAYNGFKPVSIKVGRFDPDFGLEKATSSKWVTAPERNAAYDLIDWANSHQNGLGLQASSTFADSFYASAGVFSKDTDDTDGNSVKQVNGRFVFAPMHDAGNVLHFGLNVASRDVSDTAFDARYRSRLGMRGVETLGGNDAGPNGNRPVLGGANNSPAGSYDRDTALGLEAAFAMGPASVQGEYITRKTKADADGFEDIKGHGFYVQGAYTLTGESRGYKVGKFDAIKPQNKSIGAWEVFYRFDSMTVEDDNITTASATRDVGDAEAKVHNLGVNWYANEAVKITAAYVKAKTDNVTNANGDDDGKGVVVRAQYVF
- a CDS encoding RHS repeat-associated core domain-containing protein translates to MAGQDKKGQRTSNESSPDANASSGEPAFRFHYDALDTLTGRSTSSGKEHRFYRNDELANEIQGGVSRTFLRAEGTVLAEQQVGGEQTPLLLAGDDKNSVLVEVSQDAVKAIAYSAYGHRTADAAVSSPFGYNGERRETQTGWYLLGNGYRVFNPLLMRFHSPDSLSPFGEGGLNAYMYCVGDPINSVDPTGHTLFGIVSRGFRGLFGSNRITTATPGAQELPRVLRLNPHEKNRPTSLLPIRRKDVNNLEMRANLQLELAAQFKGKDEKKYAMYKKFYAEDFEALDFAKEHRGEKLITKYGRRAVKRSAKRMAILEGIQDEEKYAVFLDWQAKDNEARKGVKRPPGEGRRYLGVEIEEIRNGNRN
- a CDS encoding zf-HC2 domain-containing protein, which encodes MLTCKEQVARSSDYLDGQLSFRERLMVRHHLLFCPNCRRFIRQMRLMQATLRKLPQPPIPDLDHLAEKLAAERRKDIR